One region of Solanum pennellii chromosome 6, SPENNV200 genomic DNA includes:
- the LOC107022999 gene encoding DExH-box ATP-dependent RNA helicase DExH12-like, protein MSNLGGGAEAHARFKQYEYRANSSLVLTTDSRPRDTHEPSGEPESLYGKIDPKSFGDRAYKGRPPELDEKLQKARKKKEREPLVSESTRQSKKRRLQEESVLTSSEEGVYQPKTKETRAAYEAMLSLIQQQLGGQPLNIVSGAADEMLAVLKNDNFKNPEKKKEIEKLLNPISNQVFDQLVSIGRLITDYQDGGDASASAAADGDDGLDDDVGVAVEFEENEEEEEESDLDVVPDDEEEDDDVMEVSASGAMQMGSGIDDDEMREADEGMALNVQDIDAYWLQRKISQAYEQQIDPQQSQKLAEEVLKILAEGDDREVETKLLVHLQFDKFSLIKYLLRNRLKVVWCTRLARAEDQENRKKIEEEMLGLGQDHVAILEQLHATRATAKERQKNLEKSIREEARRLKDESGVDGDGERKALVDRDLDNGWLMGQRQFLDLDSLAFQQGGLLMANKKCELPVGSYRNHKKGYEEVHVPALKPRPLDPGEELVKISSIPEWAQPAFSGMTQLNRVQSKVYETALFSPENILLCAPTGAGKTNVAMLTILQQIALNRNEDDGTFNHNNYKIVYVAPMKALVAEVVGNLSKRLEHYGVTVKELSGDQTLTRQQIEETQIIVTTPEKWDIITRKSGDRTYTQLVKLLIIDEIHLLHDNRGPVLESIIARTIRQIETTKEHIRLVGLSATLPNYEDVAVFLRVDLKKGLFHFDNSYRPVPLAQQYIGITVKKPLQRFQLMNDVCYEKVISIAGKHQVLIFVHSRKETSKTARAIRDTALANDTLGKFLKEDSLTRELLQSQTELVKSNDLKDLLPYGFAIHHAGMVRTDRQLVEDLFADGHVQVLVSTATLAWGVNLPAHTVIIKGTQIYNPEKGAWTELSPLDVMQMLGRAGRPQYDTYGEGIILTGHSELQYYLSLMNQQLPIESQFISKLADQLNAEIVLGTVLNAKEACKWLLYTYLYVRMVRNPTLYGLPADALKTDYALEERRADLVHSAAVLLDKNNLVKYDRKSGYFQVTDLGRIASYYYITHGTISTYNEHLKPTMGDIELCRLFSLSEEFKYVTVRQDEKMELAKLLDRVPIPIKESLEEPSAKINVLLQAYISRLKLEGLSLSSDMVYITQSAARLMRALFEIVLKRGWAQLAEKALKWCKMISKRMWSVQTPLRQFHGIPNEILMKLEKKDLAWERYYDLSSQELGELIRFPKMGRTLHKFIHQFPKLNLAAHVQPITRSVLRVELTITPDFQWEDKVHGYVESFWIIVEDNDGEYILHHEYFMLKKQYIDEDHTLNFTVPIYEPLPPQYFIRVVSDKWLGSQTVLPVSFRHLILPEKYPPPTELLDLQPLPVTALRNPAYEALYQDFKHFNPVQTQVFTVLYNSDDNVLVAAPTGSGKTICAEFAILRNHQKGPDSTIRAVYIAPLEALAKERFNDWKTKFGDHLGMRVVELTGETASDLKLLEKGQLIISTPEKWDALSRRWKQRKHVQQVSLFIIDELHLIGGQGGPILEVIVSRMRYISSQVENKIRIVALSTSLANAKDLGEWIGATSHGLFNFPPGVRPVPLEIHIQGVDIANFEARMQAMTKPTYTAIVQHARKGKPALVYVPTRKHARLTAVDLMTYSSMDSEDTPIFLLRSAEELEPFVERINEPMLQETLKYGVGYLHEGLSATDQDIVKTLFETGWIQVCVMNGTMCWGVPLSAHLVVVMGTQYYDGRENAHTDYPVTDLLQMMGHASRPLVDSSGKCVILCHAPRKDYYKKFLYEAFPVESHLQHYLHDNLNAEVVVGVIQNKQDAVDYLTWTFMYRRLTQNPNYYNLQGVSHRHLSDQLSELVENTISDLEASKCVTVEDEFLLSPLNLGMIASYYYISYTTIERFSSSVTSKTKLKGLLEILASASEFEQLPIRPGEEELIRRLINHLRFSFENPKYTDPHVKANALLQAHFSRQMVGGNLASDQQEVLLSATRLLQAMVDVISSNGWLSLALLTMEVSQMVTQGMWERDSMLLQLPHFTKELAKKCQENPGRSIETVFDLVEMEDNERRELLQMSDLQLLDIARFCNRFPNIDLTYHVVDSDNVSAGDDVSVQVTLERDLEGRTEVGPVFAPRYPKTKEEGWWLVVGDTKSNQLLAIKRVTLQRKSKVKLDFAAPAEAGTRNYTLYFMCDSYLGCDQEYNFTLDVKEAMAEDDS, encoded by the exons ATGTCGAATTTGGGCGGTGGTGCAGAAGCACATGCACGTTTCAAACAGTATGAGTATAGAGCGAACTCAAGTCTTGTTCTAACTACTGATTCTCGTCCCCGAGATACTCATGAACCCTCTGGTGAACCTGAGTCTCTTTATGGAAAAattgaccctaaatcatttgGTGATCGAGCTTACAAGGGTAGACCTCCGGAGTTGGATGAGAAACTTCAGAAGGCTAGGAAGAAAAAGGAGCGGGAACCACTCGTCTCTGAGTCCACTAGGCAAAGTAAGAAGAGACGGCTTCAGGAAGAAAGTGTTCTTACTTCGAGTGAGGAAGGTGTTTACCAGCCTAAAACAAAGGAAACTAgggctgcttatgaggctatgCTGAGCTTGATTCAGCAGCAACTTGGGGGACAGCCTCTCAATATCGTGAGTGGAGCAGCTGATGAGATGTTGGCGGTGTTGAAAAATGATAACTTCAAGAACcctgaaaagaaaaaggaaattgaGAAGCTGTTAAATCCTATATCGAATCAGGTGTTTGATCAGTTGGTGTCAATTGGGCGACTCATTACTGACTATCAGGATGGTGGCGATGCATCAGCGTCTGCTGCAGCTGATGGCGATGATGGTCTTGATGATGATGTCGGTGTAGCAGTTGAGTTTGaggagaatgaagaagaagaagaagagagtgATCTTGATGTTGTACCTGATGATGAAGAGGAGGACGATGATGTGATGGAAGTCAGTGCTTCTGGTGCTATGCAGATGGGCAGTGGCATTGATGACGATGAGATGCGGGAGGCCGATGAGGGAATGGCCTTGAATGTTCAGGACATAGATGCTTATTGGCTTCAAAGAAAGATCTCTCAAGCTTATGAGCAGCAGATCGATCCCCAACAGAGCCAAAAGCTTGCTGAAGAGGTTCTTAAAATTCTTGCTGAAGGCGATGATCGTGAAGTAGAAACAAAGCTGCTGGTGCATCTCCAATTTGATAAGTTCAGTCTCATCAAATATCTTCTGCGCAACCGGCTAAAGGTAGTATGGTGTACCCGTCTTGCAAGGGCTGAAGACCAAGAGAATAggaagaaaattgaagaagagatGTTGGGGTTGGGACAAGATCATGTGGCTATATTAGAACAATTGCATGCTACTAGGGCTACTGCAAAAGAGAGGCAGAAGAATCTGGAGAAAAGCATTAGGGAAGAGGCTAGGCGTCTTAAAGACGAGTCTGGTGTTGATGGTGATGGAGAAAGGAAGGCACTTGTAGATAGAGATCTTGATAATGGTTGGTTAATGGGGCAGCGTCAGTTTCTTGATCTCGACAGCCTTGCATTTCAGCAAGGTGGTTTGTTGATGGCAAATAAGAAATGTGAGCTTCCAGTGGGGTCTTACAGGAATCATAAGAAGGGGTACGAGGAAGTTCACGTGCCAGCATTGAAGCCAAGGCCACTAGATCCTGGTGAAGAGCTTGTGAAGATATCCTCCATTCCCGAGTGGGCTCAACCAGCATTCAGTGGGATGACCCAATTGAACAGGGTGCAGAGTAAAGTATATGAGACTGCCCTCTTTTCTCCGGAGAACATTTTGCTCTGTGCTCCAACTGGTGCCGGGAAGACCAATGTAGCTATGCTCACTATACTTCAGCAAATTGCACTAAACCGCAATGAAGATGATGGTACATTCAACCACAACAACTATAAGATTGTATATGTGGCACCCATGAAAGCCCTTGTTGCTGAAGTGGTTGGCAATCTCTCCAAGCGTTTGGAACATTATGGTGTCACAGTGAAAGAGTTGAGTGGTGATCAAACATTAACTCGTCAACAGATTGAAGAGACTCAAATTATTGTGACTACCCCAGAAAAGTGGGATATTATAACCAGAAAGTCGGGCGATCGCACATATACACAGCTTGTGAAACTTCTTATTATTGATGAGATTCATCTGCTGCATGACAATAGAGGTCCTGTCTTGGAGAGTATCATCGCTAGAACTATTCGACAGATCGAAACCACCAAAGAGCATATTCGTCTTGTTGGATTGTCAGCAACTCTTCCAAATTATGAGGACGTGGCTGTGTTTTTGCGAGTGGATCTGAAGAAAGGACTCTTCCATTTTGACAATAGCTATAGGCCTGTTCCGTTGGCTCAGCAGTATATTGGAATTACAGTTAAGAAGCCACTGCAGAGATTCCAGTTGATGAATGATGTTTGCTATGAGAAGGTGATTAGTATTGCAGGAAAGCATCAGGTGCTTATTTTTGTCCATTCAAGGAAGGAAACATCTAAAACAGCTCGTGCGATACGGGATACTGCACTTGCTAATGACACCCTTGGTAAGTTTTTGAAGGAGGACAGTTTAACTCGGGAACTTTTACAGTCGCAAACTGAGCTTGTGAAGAGCAATGATCTCAAAGATCTTTTACCATATGGTTTTGCTATTCATCATGCGGGGATGGTTAGAACAGATCGGCAACTTGTGGAGGATCTTTTTGCTGATGGCCATGTGCAAGTGTTGGTTTCAACAGCCACTTTAGCATGGGGTGTCAATTTACCTGCACATACTGTGATTATAAAAGGTACCCAGATTTACAATCCTGAGAAAGGAGCATGGACTGAACTCAGTCCTCTTGATGTTATGCAAATGCTTGGTCGTGCTGGACGTCCTCAATATGACACCTATGGTGAAGGAATCATATTAACGGGCCACAGCGAATTGCAGTATTATTTGTCCCTGATGAATCAGCAGCTGCCAATAGAAAGTCAATTTATCTCCAAGTTGGCAGATCAGTTAAATGCCGAGATTGTCCTCGGGACTGTGTTGAATGCCAAGGAAGCATGTAAATGGCTCCTGTATACTTACCTCTATGTCCGCATGGTACGGAATCCCACACTTTATGGTCTACCTGCTGATGCTCTAAAGACCGACTATGCTTTGGAGGAAAGGCGTGctgacttg GTACATTCTGCTGCTGTATTGCTGGACAAGAATAACTTGGTCAAGTATGACAGAAAAAGTGGATATTTCCAGGTGACTGACCTGGGTCGCATTGCGagttattattatataactCATGGGACAATTTCCACATACAATGAGCATTTGAAGCCTACGATGGGTGACATTGAACTTTGCAGACTTTTCTCTCTTAGTGAGGAATTCAAATATGTTACAGTCAGACAAGATGAGAAAATGGAATTGGCGAAGCTTCTAGATCGTGTTCCTATTCCAATAAAAGAGAGTCTTGAGGAACCCAGTGCCAAGATCAATGTACTATTGCAGGCATACATTTCACGGCTGAAGCTTGAGGGGTTGTCCCTGTCATCCGACATGGTTTATATCACTCAG AGTGCTGCACGTTTGATGCGAGCCCTTTTTGAGATTGTTCTGAAAAGGGGATGGGCTCAGTTAGCTGAGAAGGCCTTAAAATGGTGCAAAATGATAAGCAAGAGGATGTGGAGTGTACAGACACCACTTCGCCAATTCCATGGCATACCAAATGAAATCTTGATGAAGTTGGAGAAGAAAGATTTGGCTTGGGAGCGTTATTATGATCTTTCATCACAAGAGTTGGGAGAGCTTATCCGGTTCCCAAAGATGGGAAGGACATTACACAAGTTCATTCATCAATTCCCAAAGCTGAACCTTGCTGCACACGTTCAACCAATTACGCGGTCAGTCTTGAGGGTTGAATTGACTATTACACCGGATTTCCAATGGGAAGACAAGGTTCATGGTTATGTAGAATCTTTCTGGATAATTGTTGAAGATAATGATGGGGAGTATATTCTCCATCATGAATATTTCATGTTGAAGAAGCAGTATATTGATGAGGACCATACTTTGAACTTCACAGTCCCAATATATGAGCCACTGCCCCCACAGTATTTCATTCGGGTTGTCTCCGACAAATGGCTAGGGTCCCAAACTGTTTTGCCCGTCTCTTTCCGACATCTGATTTTGCCAGAGAAATATCCTCCTCCCACTGAATTACTAGACTTGCAACCTCTGCCAGTTACTGCATTGAGGAATCCAGCTTATGAAGCACTTTATCAAGATTTTAAGCATTTCAATCCGGTTCAGACTCAGGTTTTCACAGTGCTGTACAATTCAGATGACAATGTCTTGGTTGCAGCTCCAACTGGTAGTGGGAAGACTATTTGTGCTGAATTTGCCATATTAAGGAATCATCAGAAAGGACCTGATAGTACCATTCGTGCTGTGTATATAGCTCCACTGGAGGCTCTTGCTAAGGAGCGGTTCAACGATTGGAAAACGAAATTTGGAGACCATCTGGGAATGAGGGTTGTTGAATTAACTGGGGAGACCGCCAGTGATCTGAAGCTGTTGGAGAAGGGTCAATTAATTATCAGCACACCTGAGAAATGGGATGCTTTGTCTCGTCGCTGGAAACAACGTAAGCATGTTCAGCAAGTCAGTCTTTTCATTATTGATGAATTACACCTAATTGGGGGTCAAGGTGGCCCAATCCTGGAGGTGATAGTCTCTCGGATGAGATATATCTCAAGCCAGGTTGAGAACAAGATCCGCATCGTTGCTTTGTCTACTTCCTTAGCTAATGCCAAGGATTTGGGAGAATGGATTGGGGCTACATCTCATGGGCTCTTCAACTTTCCTCCTGGTGTAAGGCCTGTGCCACTTGAAATACACATTCAAGGTGTTGATATTGCTAACTTTGAAGCTAGGATGCAAGCCATGACAAAACCCACATATACTGCAATAGTCCAACATGCAAGGAAGGGAAAACCTGCACTTGTGTATGTTCCCACAAGGAAGCATGCTCGCTTGACTGCTGTAGATCTGATGACTTATTCAAGCATGGACAGTGAAGACACACCCATATTTCTGCTACGATCTGCAGAAGAGCTGGAACCTTTCGTGGAAAGGATCAATGAACCTATGCTGCAAGAGACACTCAAGTATGGTGTGGGATACTTGCATGAGGGGTTGAGTGCCACTGATCAGGATATAGTGAAGACATTGTTTGAAACTGGATGGATTCAAGTGTGTGTGATGAATGGCACAATGTGTTGGGGAGTACCATTATCTGCACATTTGGTGGTGGTCATGGGGACACAGTATTATGATGGTAGAGAAAATGCACACACTGATTATCCCGTTACTGATTTGTTGCAGATGATGGGCCATGCCAGTCGACCTCTTGTAGATAGCTCAGGAAAGTGTGTTATCCTCTGCCATGCACCACGCAAGGATTACTACAAGAAGTTCTTGTATGAAGCATTCCCAGTTGAAAGCCATCTGCAACATTATCTCCATGATAATTTGAATGCTGAGGTGGTGGTTGGCGTTATTCAGAACAAGCAGGATGCTGTTGATTACCTAACATGGACCTTCATGTATAGGAGGCTGACACAGAATCCAAATTACTACAATCTGCAGGGTGTTAGTCATAGGCATCTGTCTGACCAACTGTCGGAGCTAGTGGAGAATACCATCAGTGACTTGGAGGCTAGTAAATGTGTCACTGTTGAGGATGAATTTTTGCTTTCACCTTTGAATCTCGGTATGATAGCGTCATATTATTATATCAGTTACACCACAATAGAGCGATTTAGCTCTTCTGTGACCTCCAAGACAAAGTTGAAGGGCTTGCTGGAAATATTGGCGTCAGCATCGGAGTTTGAACAGCTTCCAATACGACCAGGTGAAGAGGAATTGATAAGAAGGTTGATTAATCATCTGCGTTTCTCTTTTGAGAACCCGAAATACACAGATCCTCATGTCAAGGCTAATGCTCTTTTACAAGCCCATTTCTCTAGGCAAATGGTGGGCGGAAATCTTGCTTCTGACCAGCAAGAGGTGTTGCTTTCTGCTACTAGGCTGCTTCAAGCAATGGTTGATGTTATTTCCAGTAATGGTTGGCTTAGTCTAGCACTTCTAACAATGGAGGTGAGCCAGATGGTGACACAGGGGATGTGGGAACGTGACTCGATGCTTCTCCAGCTTCCACACTTCACAAAAGAATTGGCTAAGAAGTGCCAAGAAAATCCAGGGAGGAGCATAGAGACAGTGTTTGATTTGGTAGAGATGGAAGATAATGAGAGGCGTGAGCTCTTGCAGATGTCAGACTTGCAGCTTCTGGATATTGCCCGGTTCTGTAACCGGTTTCCAAACATTGATTTGACGTATCATGTGGTGGACAGTGATAACGTGAGTGCTGGAGACGATGTAAGTGTGCAGGTAACCCTTGAGCGAGATCTTGAGGGTAGAACAGAAGTTGGACCTGTTTTTGCACCTAGATATCCCAAAACCAAAGAGGAAGGATGGTGGCTTGTTGTCGGGGATACAAAGAGCAACCAACTACTGGCCATTAAGAGAGTCACTCTCCAAAGGAAATCTAAGGTCAAGCTGGATTTTGCTGCCCCTGCTGAAGCTGGAACGAGGAACTACACACTCTATTTCATGTGCGATTCTTATCTGGGTTGTGACCAGGAATACAACTTTACTCTTGATGTTAAAGAGGCAATGGCTGAAGATGACAGTTGA
- the LOC107022513 gene encoding DExH-box ATP-dependent RNA helicase DExH12-like, with protein MDFLRLPLNFGTIASSYNISQTTIERFSSSVTSQTNLNGLLEILASASEFEQLPIRPGEEESMKKLIHHLPFSFENPNYTDPHVKANALLQAHLCRRMVVGNLVFDQREVILSATRLVQAMVDVISSNGWLSLTLLTMEVCQMVTQGLLHRNSMLLQLPYFTEELVNKCQQNRIETVFDLAEMEDDDKCKLLHMSDVQVRHIARCCNQFPIIHLKYNVVGSHNVSVQVTLLRDTEVGPVIAPRYPGTKEEEGWWLVIGDTESNQLLAIKRVTLQRKSKVKLDFAAPAEAGTRNYTLYFKCDSYKGCDQQYNFTL; from the coding sequence ATGGATTTTCTGCGTTTACCTTTGAATTTCGGTACGATAGCGTCATCTTATAATATCAGTCAGACCACAATAGAGCGTTTTAGCTCTTCTGTGACCTCCCAAACAAATTTAAATGGCTTGCTGGAAATATTGGCGTCAGCGTCAGAGTTTGAACAGCTGCCAATACGACCAGGTGAAGAAGAATCGATGAAAAAGTTGATTCATCATCTTCCATTCTCTTTTGAGAATCCGAACTACACAGATCCTCATGTAAAAGCTAATGCTCTTTTACAAGCCCATTTGTGTAGGCGAATGGTGGTTGGAAATCTTGTATTTGACCAGCGAGAGGTGATTCTTTCCGCTACTAGATTGGTTCAAGCAATGGTTGATGTTATTTCCAGTAACGGTTGGCTTAGTCTAACACTTCTAACGATGGAGGTATGCCAGATGGTGACACAGGGGTTATTGCATCGTAACTCGATGCTTCTCCAGCTTCCTTACTTTACAGAGGAATTGGTTAACAAGTGCCAACAAAATCGTATAGAGACGGTGTTTGATTTAGCGGAGATGGAAGATGATGACAAGTGTAAGCTATTGCATATGTCGGATGTGCAGGTTCGGCATATTGCCCGTTGCTGTAACCAGTTTCCAATCATTCATTTGAAGTATAATGTGGTGGGAAGTCATAATGTGAGTGTGCAGGTAACCCTTTTGCGAGATACAGAAGTTGGACCTGTTATTGCACCTCGATATCCCGGAACGAAAGAGGAGGAAGGATGGTGGCTTGTTATTGGGGATACAGAGAGCAACCAATTACTGGCCATTAAGAGAGTTACTCTCCAAAGGAAATCTAAAGTCAAGCTGGATTTTGCTGCCCCTGCTGAAGCTGGAACAAGGAACTACACACTCTATTTCAAGTGCGATTCTTATAAGGGTTGTGACCAGCAATACAACTTTACTCTTTGA
- the LOC107023763 gene encoding ran-binding protein 1 homolog a-like yields the protein MSSAEPEHEHREEEEAAGADDEDTGAQVAPIVRLEEVAVTTGEENEDAILDLKAKLYRFDKEGNQWKERGAGTVKLLKHKETGKVRLLMRQSKTLKICANHLVIPTMTVQEHAGNEKSCVWHAADFADGELKDEFFCIRFASLENCKTFMETFQEVAESQTKKEENVDASNAAGLLEKLSVEDKKPQEKSEEKTEEKVKEDDVKEEKPSDNAEKKEETASA from the exons ATGTCTAGCGCTGAGCCTGAACACGAGCACAGAGAAGAGGAAGAAGCCGCCGGAGCCGATGACGAAGATACCGGAGCTCAGGTTGCGCCGATTGTCAGGCTCGAGGAAGTTGCCGTAACTACTGGCGAAGAGAACGAAGATGCTATCCTCGATTT GAAAGCGAAGCTTTATCGATTTGACAAAGAGGGAAATCAGTGGAAAGAGAGAGGTGCTGGTACTGTTAAGCTTTTGAAGCATAAGGAAACTGGAAAAGTTCGTCTTCTTATGCGTCAATCTAAGACTCTTAAGATCTGTGCCAATCATCTAG TTATTCCGACGATGACAGTTCAGGAACATGCTGGAAACGAGAAGTCCTGTGTGTGGCATGCCGCAGATTTTGCTGATGGTGAATTGAAGGATGAATTTTTCTGTATTAGATTTGCATCGTTAGAGA atTGCAAGACCTTCATGGAGACTTTCCAAGAGGTTGCTGAATCACAAACGAAGAAAGAGGAAAATGTGGATGCATCTAATGCTGCTGGCCTACTTGAGAAGTTGAGTGTCGAAGATAAGAAACCACAAGAGAAGAGCGAGGAAAAAACTGAAGAGAAAGTTAAGGAAGACGACGTCAAAGAAGAGAAGCCTTCTGATAATGCAGAGAAAAAGGAAGAGACTGCTTCAGCCTGA